In Halanaerobium praevalens DSM 2228, the DNA window GATACAGGAGCTTTAAGATATGAAAATACAACTTCTAGAGTCTTGAGAATTTTGGCTGAATTAATGGAAGCTGGAGTTAATATTTATAAAATCAATAAAAAGGTATTTGGAAGTTTAAGTTATAAATCCTTAATTTTAAAAGGAATGGCTCTTGCTACTTTATCTAGAAGTGAAGACGGTAAAATAGCTTGGATATATGTTAGTCGAGAAATGATGCATGAAGCACAGACTGACTATACAGAAGGTTTAGTAAACCTTGCTCGGGATATTGAAGGAGTAGAAATAGGTATTTTGTTCACTGAAGAAGAAAAAAAAGAAATTAAAGTTAGTTTAAGATCTAATTTTTATGCTAAAGTAAATCAATTAGCTGCTGATTTTAATGGTGGTGGCCACCCTAGAGCAGCTGGAGCTACAGTAAATAAAACTTTAAAGCAAACTATTGATTTGGTAGTAGAGGCTGCTAAAGAATATGTTTAATGGTACAGCTAATATTTTAAAACCACCAGGTATTTCTTCTTTTGCCTTAATTAAAAAATTGCGTCATCTTTTAGATGAAAAAAAAGTTGGTCATACAGGAACATTGGATCCAGCTGCAGCTGGAGTTTTGGGAGTATGTTTTGGTAAAGCTACCAAAACTATTCCCTTTTTAGATGATAAGCAGAAAGAATATATTTGTGAGTTGAAGCTTGGTCTAAGAACTGATACCCTTGATTTAGAAGGTGAAATTATAGCTCAAGATTCAAATTGGGAAAAATTAACAAAAAAGAAAGTGGAAGCTGCTATTTTAAATTTTAAGGGAAAACAAGAACAAATACCTCCAATGTATTCTGCTTTACACCATGAAGGGCGAAGACTTTATCAACTTGCTCGGCAAGGGATTAAAGTTGAACGTGAAAGTAGAGAAATTGAAATTTTAGATTTAGAAATTATAGAAATTAAACTACCTTTAGTCAGATTTAGAGTTGAAGTAACAAGAGGAACTTATATTCGTTCTTTAGTTCGCGATATTGGAGACAAACTAGCTACAAATTCAGTAATGACTTTTCTTTTAAGGACTAAATCAGGTCCTTTTAGACTAGCAGATTCGGTGAGTTATGAAGATATTGCAGCTCAAGGTAGTCAGATTTTATTAAAAACTTATGAACCACTAAAATTACCAGCTTATACAATAAAAGATCAAGAATATGAGCGTGCTAAAAATGGTAATTATTTAATTAAAGAAAACATGGTAGAAACTGAAATAAATTTGAATATTGGTGATAAATTTCTTGTTTTTTCAGAAGCAGGAGATTTTATGGCTATTAGCCAATACCAATTAGTAGATGATTATCCTATTTATCAACCACTTAAAGTGTTCATTTAATGATGGAGGAAATTTATATGCAGGTTATAACTAGTAAAGATTATAATAGCTTTAAAAGTGATAATACATGTCTTGCAATTGGAGCTTTTGATGGTCTGCATAAAGGTCATCAATTAATTATTAAAAGAGCTATTAAAATTGCAAGAAAAAATAATTATCCTGCTGCAGTTTTATCTTTCCATCCCCATCCATTAAAAATCATAGCTGGTAAAAATCCTCCTCCAGCAGTAGTTTCCCGTCACCAAAAAATTTCTCTTTTAGAAGAAATGGGAGTTGACTATTATTTTGAGCAAGAATTTAATCAAGAATTTGCTCATTTGCGAGCGGAAGATTTTATAAATAATATTTTAATTGATAAAATAAAAGTTAATACAATAGTAGTTGGAGATGATTTTCGTTTTGCTTATAAAAATGAGGGTAATGTTGACATTTTAAGAGAAATGGGAAAAATCCATAATTTTAAAGCTGAAATAATTTCTCAACTACATGCCAGTGATGATAGGATTTCTAGCACAAGGATTCGTAACTTATTAAAAGCAGGAGAGCTTAAGCAGGCTAAAAAACTTTTGGGAAGACCATATCAGATTTGTGGAGAAGTTATTCATGGTAAAAAAAGAGGTAGGAAAATGGGATTTCCAACTGCAAATTTGAAATTAGAAACAAATTATGCCCTACCTCCTGAAGGTGTATATGCTGTAAAAGTTAATATTGATCAGCAAGAATATATAGGAGCAGCTAATTTAGGCTATAATCCTACTTTTAATAATCAAGAAATTTCTTTTGAAGTTTATCTTTTAGATTTCAAAAAAGATATTTATGGAAAAAGACTTTGTGTTGATTTGATAGAATTTATTCGGGGAGAAAGACAATTTAAAAGTAAAGAAGAATTAATTGAGCAGATGCAGCAAGATATTCTTTACACGCGTCAACTTTTATGTTAAAATTATAAAGAAAGTTTTAAATTACCATTTGCTAGGATTGCGAGTCTCCAACGTTATCTTGGCTTGTGGCGAATTAATTTTACAGGAGGTGAGTTATCAATGTTAAGTAAAGAAAAAAAGCAAGAAATTATTGAGGAATACCAATTAGAAGAAGGAGATACAGGTTCTTCTGAAGTACAGGTTGCTCTCTTAACAGCAAGAATTGCTGATTTAACTGAACATTTAAAAGACCATAAAAATGATCATCATTCAAGAAGAGGATTATTAAAAATGGTTGGACAGAGAAGAAAGTTGCTTAGATACTTAAAAAATAATGATGTTCTGCGTTATCGTGAACTAATTTCAAAATTAAAAATTCGCGGTTAATAATGCATACTAAAAGAGCGGGGCAATCCCCGCTCTTTATTTGAATAAGGAGGAAAAAAATATGAAAGAATGGACAATCGATTATGCTGGTGACCAATTTAATTTTCAAACTGGTAAATTGGCCAAACAAGCAAATGGTTCTGTAGTAGTCCGCTGTGGTGATTCTCAGGTTTTAGTAACAGCAGTAATGGATGAACCAAGACCAGGGATGAATTATTTTCCCTTAATGGTTAATTATGAAGAAAGAGTTTATGCTATTGGACAAATTCCAGGTAGTGTAATGAGAAGAGAAGGAAGACCTAGAGATGAAGCAACTCTAGCTGCTAGAGTTATAGATAGATCAATTAGACCTTTATTTCCAGAAGGGTTTAGACATGATGTTCAGATTGTGGCTACAATTTTATCAGTTGATGATGATCATGATCCTGAAGTATTAGCTTTAAATGGTGCTTCAGCAGCCTTAACTTTATCTGATATTCCTTTTGCTGGACCAATTGGAGGAGTAAAAGTTGCTTTAGTTGATGAGCAGATTATTATTAATCCAAATGAAGAAGAAAGAGAAAATAGTGATTTAGATTTAGTAGTTGCTGGAAGTAAAGATGCAATTATGATGGTAGAAGCAAGTGCTAATGAAGTCAGTGAAGCAACTGTATTAGAAGCAATGAAAGTTGCCCATGCAGAAATCAAAAAGATTATTTCTTTACAAGAAGAAATGCGTCAAGAAGCTGGAGAAGATAAATTCCACTTTGAATCACCAACAGTTGACTCAGAAATTCAAAGTAAAGTAGATGAAATTCTTGGTAATAAATTAAAAGAAGCTATTCAAATTCAGGAAAAACAAGCTAGAAGTGATAAAATAGATGAGCTAAAAGCTGAACTTAAAGCAACTATTAATCCAGATGAGGAATCAGAACTTGATTCTCAAATCGGAATGGCTTTTGAAAAGATGCTAAAGAAATCTGTTAAAAGTTTAGTAGTTGAAGATGGTATTCGTCCTGATGGTAGAGATTATGATGAAATTAGACCTATTTGGGCAGAAGTTGATTTTGTTCCTAGAGCTCATGGTTCAGGAGTCTTTACCCGTGGTGAAACACAAGCTTTAAGTGTTTTAACTCTTGGTTCTGCTAGAGATGAACAAACTTTATTTGGCTTGGGAGAAAATGAAACTAAGCGTTATATGCACCATTATAATTTCCCATCCTTTTGTGTTGGTGAAACATCTCCAATGCGTTCACCAGGTAGAAGAGAAATTGGTCATGGTACTTTAGGAGAAAAAGCATTGTTACCTGTTATTCCAAGTGAAGAGGAATTTCCTTATACAATCAGAATTGTATCTGAAGTATTAGAATCTAATGGTTCTTCCTCACAGGCAAGTATTTGTGGTAGTTCTTTAGCTTTAATGGCTGCTGGAGTACCAAT includes these proteins:
- the truB gene encoding tRNA pseudouridine(55) synthase TruB, which produces MFNGTANILKPPGISSFALIKKLRHLLDEKKVGHTGTLDPAAAGVLGVCFGKATKTIPFLDDKQKEYICELKLGLRTDTLDLEGEIIAQDSNWEKLTKKKVEAAILNFKGKQEQIPPMYSALHHEGRRLYQLARQGIKVERESREIEILDLEIIEIKLPLVRFRVEVTRGTYIRSLVRDIGDKLATNSVMTFLLRTKSGPFRLADSVSYEDIAAQGSQILLKTYEPLKLPAYTIKDQEYERAKNGNYLIKENMVETEINLNIGDKFLVFSEAGDFMAISQYQLVDDYPIYQPLKVFI
- a CDS encoding bifunctional riboflavin kinase/FAD synthetase, whose amino-acid sequence is MQVITSKDYNSFKSDNTCLAIGAFDGLHKGHQLIIKRAIKIARKNNYPAAVLSFHPHPLKIIAGKNPPPAVVSRHQKISLLEEMGVDYYFEQEFNQEFAHLRAEDFINNILIDKIKVNTIVVGDDFRFAYKNEGNVDILREMGKIHNFKAEIISQLHASDDRISSTRIRNLLKAGELKQAKKLLGRPYQICGEVIHGKKRGRKMGFPTANLKLETNYALPPEGVYAVKVNIDQQEYIGAANLGYNPTFNNQEISFEVYLLDFKKDIYGKRLCVDLIEFIRGERQFKSKEELIEQMQQDILYTRQLLC
- the rpsO gene encoding 30S ribosomal protein S15 — protein: MLSKEKKQEIIEEYQLEEGDTGSSEVQVALLTARIADLTEHLKDHKNDHHSRRGLLKMVGQRRKLLRYLKNNDVLRYRELISKLKIRG
- a CDS encoding polyribonucleotide nucleotidyltransferase → MKEWTIDYAGDQFNFQTGKLAKQANGSVVVRCGDSQVLVTAVMDEPRPGMNYFPLMVNYEERVYAIGQIPGSVMRREGRPRDEATLAARVIDRSIRPLFPEGFRHDVQIVATILSVDDDHDPEVLALNGASAALTLSDIPFAGPIGGVKVALVDEQIIINPNEEERENSDLDLVVAGSKDAIMMVEASANEVSEATVLEAMKVAHAEIKKIISLQEEMRQEAGEDKFHFESPTVDSEIQSKVDEILGNKLKEAIQIQEKQARSDKIDELKAELKATINPDEESELDSQIGMAFEKMLKKSVKSLVVEDGIRPDGRDYDEIRPIWAEVDFVPRAHGSGVFTRGETQALSVLTLGSARDEQTLFGLGENETKRYMHHYNFPSFCVGETSPMRSPGRREIGHGTLGEKALLPVIPSEEEFPYTIRIVSEVLESNGSSSQASICGSSLALMAAGVPIKAPVAGIAMGLMKKDDDVVILSDIQGFEDFNGDMDFKVAGTEAGITALQMDIKLKGLSYDILEEALEKAKKGRMHIMGKMLDVIPEARPELSENAPAIITMNIDPEKIRFVIGPGGKMINKIIDETGASIDIEDDGLVKIMTDDQEGGQQAQEMIARLTEEVEVGKIYQGKVKRIMNFGAFVEILPNKEGLVHISKLADRHVKEVGDIVSVGDEIPVKVIEIDNQDRINLSLKDAKKELEAKE